From the genome of Planctomycetota bacterium, one region includes:
- a CDS encoding CoA transferase: MTPTNDLPLSDLRVIDFSHVYQGPVATQLLADYGADVIKVERPGSGDWSRAWGPFVKGVSLPFANLNRNKRSLTVDMKQPDGMSVILELIDRADVLVHNFRGGVMEKLGLGYEDLSERNPQLIYAASSGWGDSGPYVDRKRGGHDMMARAEAGWFIDQGQGKPPIPGGISVDYPAGLNLLIGILTALHGRDRTGRGQRVTTDLLSVAMHAHAWEAAVELNEDKIDEPARVGGTERAINKAFLTSDGAIEVSPVFSDNALRDISQALGFDDLSERDEFATEDRQIENSGKLNELLAERFRTRTTDEWIAELEPKGVLCARVNDFKTAANDPQVRHNGMVVGLDHPRAGRLDVLGTPIRLHDTPPTHDGPPPDLGADSRVILEELGFDAVRIDDLQHRNIIGGSA, encoded by the coding sequence GTGACGCCAACCAACGATCTCCCGCTCAGCGACTTGCGAGTCATCGACTTCAGCCATGTCTACCAGGGCCCGGTCGCGACGCAACTGCTGGCCGATTACGGCGCGGATGTCATCAAGGTCGAGCGGCCCGGCAGCGGCGACTGGAGCCGGGCGTGGGGCCCATTCGTCAAAGGCGTCAGCCTTCCGTTTGCGAACCTCAACCGCAACAAGCGGAGCCTGACGGTCGACATGAAGCAGCCCGATGGCATGTCGGTCATCCTCGAGTTGATCGATCGGGCAGACGTCCTCGTCCACAACTTCCGCGGCGGCGTGATGGAGAAGCTTGGACTCGGGTACGAGGACCTGAGCGAGCGAAACCCGCAGCTGATCTACGCCGCTAGCAGCGGCTGGGGCGACAGCGGGCCCTACGTCGATCGCAAGCGCGGCGGCCACGACATGATGGCCCGGGCGGAAGCGGGTTGGTTCATCGATCAAGGCCAGGGCAAGCCGCCGATTCCGGGTGGCATCAGCGTCGACTATCCGGCCGGCTTGAATCTGCTGATCGGCATCTTGACCGCGCTCCACGGCCGCGACAGAACGGGGCGTGGGCAACGCGTGACGACCGATCTGCTGAGCGTTGCCATGCACGCCCATGCGTGGGAGGCGGCCGTCGAGTTGAACGAAGACAAGATCGACGAGCCGGCGCGTGTCGGTGGGACGGAGCGTGCGATTAACAAGGCCTTCCTGACCAGCGACGGTGCGATCGAAGTGTCGCCCGTCTTCAGCGACAACGCCCTCCGCGACATCAGCCAGGCCCTCGGCTTCGATGACCTCTCGGAGCGTGACGAGTTTGCGACGGAAGATCGGCAGATCGAAAACAGCGGCAAGCTCAACGAGCTCCTCGCTGAGCGTTTTCGTACACGCACGACCGACGAGTGGATCGCGGAGCTTGAACCGAAGGGCGTCCTGTGCGCGCGCGTCAACGACTTCAAAACCGCGGCAAACGATCCGCAGGTTCGGCACAACGGCATGGTGGTCGGTCTCGACCATCCGCGTGCCGGCAGGCTCGACGTCCTGGGGACGCCGATCCGTCTGCACGACACGCCGCCGACGCACGACGGTCCGCCGCCAGATCTCGGGGCGGATTCGCGGGTGATCCTCGAAGAACTCGGCTTCGACGCAGTCCGGATCGACGACCTGCAACACCGCAACATCATCGGAGGCTCGGCATGA
- a CDS encoding PPK2 family polyphosphate kinase produces MPFKPVEPFRVPVATKPGVPDRAFKLNLATDARDAKLDKAAAKAKTKEHVEELRELQNVFYADGSKSLLVLLQAIDAGGKDSTIRRCFGNLNPQGVRVWSFKQPTDLEKSHDFLWRHHERCPAGGMISIHNRSHYEAVLVERVKGLVPETVWSKRYEQIVHFESMLAAEGTIVLKIFLNLSPDEQADRFQDRLNDPTKWWKFSASDLDERERWHDYQAAFSDAVSATSTEAAPWFAIPADQKWYRDYLVTGLVRDTLRSARSQYPSPAEGLAEEVEGFRTRLAKPLEA; encoded by the coding sequence ATGCCGTTCAAGCCTGTCGAGCCGTTTCGGGTGCCAGTCGCGACGAAACCGGGGGTTCCGGATCGTGCGTTCAAGCTTAATCTGGCCACCGATGCACGCGACGCCAAGCTCGACAAAGCTGCCGCAAAAGCCAAGACGAAGGAGCACGTCGAAGAGCTTCGCGAGCTGCAGAACGTCTTTTACGCCGACGGGTCCAAGTCGCTGCTCGTCCTGCTCCAGGCCATCGATGCCGGCGGGAAGGACTCGACCATCCGCCGGTGTTTTGGCAATCTCAATCCGCAGGGCGTCCGCGTCTGGTCGTTCAAGCAGCCGACCGACCTTGAAAAGAGCCACGATTTCCTCTGGCGACACCACGAACGATGCCCGGCCGGCGGCATGATCTCGATCCACAATCGCAGCCACTACGAGGCCGTCCTCGTAGAACGTGTGAAGGGCCTCGTGCCGGAGACGGTCTGGTCGAAGCGATACGAGCAGATCGTGCACTTCGAGTCGATGCTCGCGGCCGAGGGGACGATCGTGCTGAAGATCTTCCTGAACCTCTCGCCCGACGAGCAGGCCGACCGGTTTCAAGACCGGCTGAACGACCCGACGAAGTGGTGGAAGTTTTCCGCGTCCGACCTCGACGAGCGCGAGCGCTGGCACGACTATCAGGCCGCGTTCAGCGACGCGGTTTCTGCGACGAGCACGGAGGCCGCCCCGTGGTTTGCGATTCCCGCCGATCAGAAGTGGTACCGCGACTACCTCGTCACGGGCCTTGTCCGCGACACACTGCGCTCGGCAAGAAGTCAGTACCCGTCCCCCGCCGAAGGTCTCGCTGAAGAGGTGGAAGGCTTCCGTACCCGCCTCGCCAAACCGCTGGAGGCGTGA
- a CDS encoding PQQ-binding-like beta-propeller repeat protein, with product MVLTGDHEIDFVRREVRASPTTPATFGRRMEILYSWCRLLQRLGHDGSVLEPLHESHLRGGKTGNPAVLAAVDKGFAILEDLASRGEVVREIKGQASASGVDESDWPHFHNDAGQTGVTSASGPTDGGVAWRAAAGLRWKAAPVAKDGRVYVASPGMRHHAICFDLDTGDEVWRARRPMTEDDSPIMHPYGKPAAASTPILLDDEVLVREIGSGGPAAHKHLLGFSREDGSFLRRIDVGHVDYRLGTAVAVGNEDVFVTLAGTQHIQHRPPLTRPMERVEAWNATSGERRWSTFVGSIDTEPLLLIEQRLVIAATRDGELLGIELADGSTRWRHRLRAAANQPSHCGEGIVVGSNDGCVSLVSNDGETRWTVSVCPPEPHASLLFSKPHVEGDTVLVGSSGPGLAGALFAIDLASGTTRWQQKTEGWLRSRPFVVGGVVVCVDWNGVGYGFDLVTGKELWRKQISTHAILADLAAGEDLVAAVSSDLRLHVFDATTGQVRFVKQLIAGVTADVGRGVEFVPSDSFGGGGYYQSGPTVRDGRVYLGGPDACLKSYDAASGKLCWRFEVGSAISSHPHVTSVDDRAVVLFGQQGGDDTFFALDAETGDEIWRQTVGWCWSSPNVAGDVVLVPTVDGDIFGLDLRTGFARWRFRTGAACHPMPPTDGEVAYFGSWNGLTYALNVTDGSLIWKNGTDGAPDSGAPVLDGGELTLTNMGSTLIALDAATGVLKWRRAVAKGRRLNSTPAVTKDRIWISDGVWPSASGLAAETHCLERRTGRLLWSTDGGALTSPIVDGEGRMVVASTADCFVRCVDSEGNVVWRTRLGDTVDEAVPAIAGGRLFVAASDGWLYAIGGSVGRNPEESA from the coding sequence GTGGTCCTGACCGGCGACCACGAGATCGACTTCGTTCGACGCGAGGTTCGGGCCAGCCCGACGACGCCTGCAACGTTTGGGCGTCGAATGGAGATCCTCTATTCGTGGTGCCGGCTGCTCCAGCGACTCGGACACGATGGTTCGGTCCTTGAACCGTTGCACGAGTCGCACCTTCGCGGCGGAAAGACGGGGAACCCAGCGGTTCTTGCGGCTGTTGACAAGGGCTTTGCCATCCTCGAGGACCTCGCATCGCGCGGGGAGGTGGTCCGGGAGATCAAAGGACAAGCTTCTGCCTCGGGAGTAGATGAGAGCGACTGGCCTCACTTCCACAACGATGCGGGACAGACAGGTGTGACGTCGGCCAGCGGCCCGACCGATGGCGGCGTGGCGTGGCGAGCCGCGGCCGGGCTGCGTTGGAAGGCCGCACCCGTGGCAAAAGACGGCCGCGTCTACGTCGCGTCGCCGGGCATGAGACACCATGCGATCTGTTTCGACCTCGACACCGGTGACGAAGTCTGGCGTGCACGTCGGCCGATGACGGAGGACGACTCGCCGATCATGCATCCTTACGGAAAGCCCGCCGCCGCGTCGACGCCGATCCTGCTCGACGACGAGGTGCTCGTTCGCGAGATCGGCAGCGGCGGACCTGCGGCGCACAAGCACCTGCTGGGTTTCTCGCGTGAGGATGGGTCTTTCCTTCGCCGCATCGATGTCGGCCACGTCGACTACCGCCTGGGGACCGCTGTTGCTGTCGGGAATGAGGACGTCTTCGTCACGCTCGCCGGCACGCAGCACATCCAACACCGGCCGCCGTTGACACGCCCGATGGAACGCGTTGAAGCGTGGAACGCGACGAGCGGTGAACGTCGCTGGTCCACCTTTGTCGGATCGATCGACACCGAGCCGCTTCTGCTTATTGAGCAGCGGCTCGTGATCGCTGCGACACGCGACGGCGAACTGCTCGGCATTGAACTCGCCGACGGATCGACACGCTGGCGGCACCGGCTTAGAGCAGCGGCGAATCAGCCGTCGCACTGCGGCGAAGGGATCGTCGTCGGTTCCAACGATGGCTGCGTCTCGCTGGTTTCAAACGATGGCGAGACTCGCTGGACCGTGTCGGTCTGTCCTCCAGAGCCGCATGCGTCCCTGCTCTTTTCGAAGCCGCATGTCGAGGGTGACACGGTTCTCGTCGGTTCCAGTGGACCGGGGCTGGCAGGCGCGCTGTTCGCGATCGACTTGGCGTCAGGCACAACTCGATGGCAGCAGAAGACCGAAGGCTGGCTGCGATCGCGGCCGTTTGTCGTCGGCGGTGTTGTGGTCTGCGTCGACTGGAACGGCGTCGGCTACGGATTTGATCTGGTCACTGGCAAAGAGCTCTGGCGGAAGCAGATCAGCACGCATGCGATCCTTGCCGATTTGGCGGCAGGAGAGGATCTCGTCGCGGCGGTCTCGAGCGATCTGCGATTGCACGTGTTCGATGCGACGACCGGACAGGTCCGATTCGTCAAACAACTGATTGCGGGCGTCACCGCAGACGTCGGACGAGGCGTCGAGTTCGTTCCGAGCGACTCGTTCGGTGGCGGTGGTTACTACCAGAGTGGCCCGACGGTCCGAGACGGTCGCGTCTATCTCGGCGGCCCGGACGCCTGCCTGAAGAGCTACGACGCGGCGTCTGGCAAGCTGTGCTGGCGATTCGAAGTCGGGAGCGCCATCAGCAGTCATCCGCATGTGACAAGCGTTGATGACCGAGCGGTTGTGCTCTTCGGGCAACAGGGCGGCGACGACACGTTCTTCGCGTTGGACGCCGAGACAGGAGACGAGATATGGCGACAGACGGTCGGCTGGTGTTGGTCGAGCCCGAACGTCGCGGGCGATGTGGTGCTCGTGCCGACCGTCGACGGCGACATCTTCGGCCTCGATCTTCGAACTGGCTTTGCGCGATGGCGATTTCGAACCGGCGCCGCCTGCCACCCGATGCCGCCGACGGATGGCGAGGTCGCTTACTTCGGTTCGTGGAATGGTTTGACCTACGCGTTGAACGTCACAGACGGATCGCTCATCTGGAAGAACGGGACCGACGGCGCACCCGACAGCGGGGCACCGGTGCTGGACGGGGGCGAGCTGACTTTGACGAACATGGGCAGCACGCTCATCGCGCTCGATGCTGCAACCGGCGTGCTCAAGTGGCGGCGTGCCGTCGCAAAGGGTCGCCGGCTCAACAGCACGCCGGCTGTCACGAAGGACCGGATCTGGATCAGTGACGGCGTCTGGCCAAGTGCGAGTGGTTTGGCCGCGGAGACGCACTGCCTGGAGCGACGAACGGGCCGGCTGCTGTGGTCCACGGATGGCGGGGCACTGACGTCGCCGATCGTCGACGGCGAGGGTCGAATGGTCGTCGCTTCGACCGCCGACTGCTTCGTGCGCTGCGTCGATTCGGAGGGCAACGTGGTGTGGCGGACGCGTCTGGGCGACACGGTCGACGAGGCGGTCCCAGCGATCGCCGGAGGCCGGCTGTTTGTCGCGGCCTCAGACGGCTGGCTCTACGCGATCGGCGGATCAGTTGGACGGAATCCTGAGGAATCGGCTTGA
- a CDS encoding aldehyde dehydrogenase family protein, with amino-acid sequence MTATHYQHVINGQAVESAERIERHNPATGQLVSTYANGTKQHVEQAIAAAREAFDDGPWSHATGAERQALLSKVAAFIRRDADELARHESAESGKPISQARNEMEWSAGIWDYAAALCRHLHGETTNTLGESMLGLTLREPIGVCGLVTPWNFPLLIISQKLPFALAAGCTAVLKPSELTSATTLGLAAILKEAGLPDGVCNVVTGYGDPVGQTLAEHDDVDFVSFTGSTAVGQKVAAVAAGNLKKVALELGGKNPQLVFDDADLDAAADAVLHGAFFNMGECCNAGSRVVVHESVADDLVRRVVDAAKLVKVGDPSDEATQVGAIINDKQRDRIVTAVEAAEKDGAVVAFRGDAPGHGNFLPLVVLDHVTPDMDVASFEVFGPVLVVLRVKTEDEAVRVANGTSYGLSASVWTENNDRALRVMRRLRAGTVWVNTFLAGAPELPFGGYKMSGLGRELGPHSVLEYTETKTAAIRLGSYSKQWS; translated from the coding sequence ATGACCGCCACCCACTACCAGCACGTCATCAACGGCCAAGCCGTCGAGTCGGCCGAACGTATCGAGCGACACAACCCGGCCACGGGCCAACTCGTCTCAACCTACGCCAATGGCACAAAGCAGCATGTCGAGCAAGCGATCGCGGCTGCACGCGAGGCGTTCGACGACGGACCGTGGTCGCACGCGACCGGTGCCGAACGTCAGGCGTTGCTTTCGAAGGTCGCGGCGTTCATTCGTCGCGATGCCGACGAGCTGGCTCGACACGAGTCGGCCGAAAGCGGCAAGCCGATCAGTCAGGCGCGTAACGAGATGGAGTGGTCGGCTGGCATCTGGGACTACGCGGCCGCGCTCTGCCGGCATCTGCACGGCGAGACGACCAACACGCTCGGCGAGTCGATGCTCGGCCTGACACTGCGCGAGCCGATCGGCGTGTGCGGACTTGTCACGCCGTGGAACTTCCCGCTGCTGATCATTAGCCAAAAGCTGCCGTTCGCCTTGGCCGCTGGGTGTACGGCCGTGTTGAAGCCAAGCGAGTTGACGAGTGCGACGACGCTGGGCCTCGCTGCCATCTTGAAAGAGGCCGGGCTACCGGACGGCGTGTGCAACGTTGTCACCGGCTACGGCGATCCCGTCGGGCAAACGCTTGCAGAGCACGACGACGTCGACTTCGTCTCGTTCACCGGATCGACCGCCGTCGGCCAGAAGGTCGCCGCTGTCGCAGCGGGCAATCTCAAGAAGGTCGCGCTCGAACTCGGCGGGAAGAACCCGCAACTCGTGTTCGACGATGCCGACCTCGACGCTGCTGCCGACGCGGTGCTGCACGGTGCGTTCTTCAACATGGGCGAGTGCTGCAACGCTGGCAGCCGCGTGGTCGTGCACGAGTCCGTTGCGGACGACCTGGTTCGCCGCGTCGTCGATGCCGCGAAGCTCGTCAAGGTCGGCGATCCGTCCGACGAAGCAACGCAGGTCGGTGCGATCATCAACGACAAGCAGCGCGACCGCATCGTGACCGCCGTCGAGGCAGCTGAGAAGGACGGGGCGGTCGTGGCGTTTCGAGGAGACGCGCCTGGCCATGGCAACTTCCTGCCGCTGGTCGTGCTGGATCACGTCACGCCCGACATGGACGTTGCCAGCTTCGAAGTCTTCGGCCCGGTGCTCGTCGTCCTCCGCGTGAAGACCGAAGACGAGGCCGTTCGCGTCGCGAACGGCACCAGCTATGGGCTGTCCGCAAGCGTCTGGACCGAAAACAACGACCGCGCCCTGCGCGTCATGCGCCGGTTGCGTGCCGGCACGGTCTGGGTCAACACGTTCCTCGCCGGCGCGCCGGAGTTGCCGTTCGGCGGTTACAAGATGTCGGGCCTTGGTCGAGAGCTCGGGCCGCACAGCGTGCTGGAGTACACCGAAACGAAGACCGCCGCGATTCGCCTCGGCTCGTACAGCAAGCAGTGGTCCTGA
- a CDS encoding GntR family transcriptional regulator translates to MRESAGDLLDVLRLQIVTGALQPQDRLREIAHAKSLKSSRAKIRDVFARLEHEGLVEARPNAGVRVANPPSAFKRRTLVAVRRTLETSALEQAFAEGIDPLRGALSDGLPEYRRACRKGDLSEVVRLDMSFHRTIVASADDGALLDHWLPTMSQMLLRYSRHHALVESYDEHAEIVRRIGKGDRVSAVRSLRQHIV, encoded by the coding sequence ATGCGCGAAAGTGCTGGAGATCTGCTCGATGTGCTCCGGCTGCAAATCGTGACCGGGGCGTTGCAGCCGCAGGATCGGCTCAGGGAGATTGCGCATGCCAAGTCGCTCAAGAGCAGTCGAGCCAAGATTCGTGACGTCTTCGCGAGGCTCGAACACGAAGGGCTCGTCGAGGCTCGCCCCAATGCCGGCGTTCGGGTGGCGAATCCGCCGTCGGCGTTCAAGCGGCGGACGCTCGTCGCGGTCCGGCGGACATTGGAGACCAGCGCGTTGGAGCAGGCGTTCGCTGAGGGCATCGATCCGCTGAGGGGCGCGCTGTCTGATGGTCTGCCCGAGTATCGCCGGGCGTGTCGGAAGGGCGATCTGAGCGAGGTTGTCAGGCTCGACATGAGCTTCCACCGCACCATCGTCGCGTCGGCCGACGACGGGGCGTTGCTCGACCACTGGCTGCCGACGATGTCGCAGATGCTGCTGCGCTACTCGCGGCACCACGCGCTCGTCGAGAGCTACGACGAGCACGCTGAGATTGTCCGGCGCATTGGAAAGGGCGACCGCGTCTCAGCCGTCAGATCGCTTCGCCAGCACATCGTCTGA
- a CDS encoding enoyl-CoA hydratase/isomerase family protein, protein MADATTIQLRRDGDTAEVSLVPPTGKPPTLDGSVLDALDEALGDVERTTPRLVVVRSAVDRYFCVGANIDALRTLDAETIGPWVRKGHDVFRRLERLPVPTIARVCGHAVGGGLELALSCDLIFCDTSARLGLTEASLGFVPGWGGTRRLPDRVGAATAKRLFFVADVLDGQAAKDVGLVDALHESPTSLDAAIAGYARRVCEMNAASLATMKAILNDASEAAHEANRKAEAHHSAACARDPDAAARLSAFLAKRSRNK, encoded by the coding sequence GTGGCCGACGCGACAACGATCCAACTCCGGCGAGACGGCGACACTGCCGAGGTGTCGCTCGTCCCCCCGACGGGCAAGCCGCCGACGCTTGACGGCTCGGTTCTCGATGCGTTGGACGAAGCGCTCGGCGACGTTGAACGGACAACGCCCCGTCTGGTCGTCGTGCGGAGCGCGGTCGATCGCTACTTCTGCGTCGGGGCGAACATCGACGCCCTCCGGACGCTCGATGCCGAGACGATCGGGCCGTGGGTACGGAAGGGCCACGACGTGTTTCGACGGCTGGAGCGGCTGCCGGTGCCGACGATCGCCCGCGTCTGCGGCCATGCCGTTGGCGGCGGGCTTGAGCTCGCTTTGTCCTGCGATCTGATCTTCTGCGACACATCCGCCAGGCTCGGGCTGACCGAGGCCTCGCTCGGCTTCGTGCCAGGTTGGGGCGGGACGCGTCGTCTTCCGGATCGCGTTGGTGCTGCGACGGCAAAGCGGCTCTTCTTCGTCGCCGACGTGCTTGACGGCCAAGCGGCGAAAGACGTCGGCCTTGTCGACGCGCTGCATGAGAGTCCGACGTCGCTCGATGCAGCGATCGCCGGCTACGCCCGTCGTGTTTGCGAGATGAACGCTGCATCGCTCGCCACGATGAAGGCGATCCTCAACGACGCTTCCGAGGCGGCCCACGAAGCCAATCGCAAGGCCGAGGCACATCACTCTGCTGCGTGCGCGCGCGACCCCGACGCCGCCGCGCGGCTTTCCGCGTTTCTTGCCAAGAGGAGCCGGAACAAGTGA